The Citrus sinensis cultivar Valencia sweet orange chromosome 4, DVS_A1.0, whole genome shotgun sequence DNA segment ttatttccgtctacaaactgttgttaagggtaatattatctttgcatagtcaactaacggtcaatgttaaaattaactgacggtagggagttttttataaataaacaaattctcgccatctacttgcaacaagcccaaacctcaggagaggtttttaaaaattatccaacTTTTAACCCGTTGCATATTCATATCAATTAAATTCTCAGGAAAAAGCATCAAGGGCAACCTGTCATCAAGTACTTTTAAACCTTCATACGGACCCCAACGCCATAGCCACCACAAATACAACCAATACACAGATTGACAGgatatttttggtttttgccTCGGATGCCTTCATGTTGTGGGcacaccatttttttttttcgtggTTGGGAGtggaaattaaaaactaaaaactcTGAACGGCTGCTGCTCATGTGCACAGAAAAAGATTGGACCAGTGGGGTATTTACAACTACCCAAATAATTGAGAGGGCTTGGCCATAAGAcgatggaaaaatgattaataCTAGTACCTTTCATTGCGAGTTTACAAACATGTTGCATGGACTTTGCCCATAAGGTTTTAGACCCAACGGGCTCCCAGTTTGAGCACTTGATGGAAGTTCGACGGATATCCAAATCCTATTAGCAACCAGGCCCATTAGTCTCAAATCTCAATAAAGCATAGTGGTAACATAAAAATCACAGGTTCAGTTTATGTGTTTTCATCAAACATCAAGCACCAAAAGAGATGCTATACTGTGGATTTCCAATCACATTCTCCAGAATTCTATTTGGCTAAACCTGAAACTTTCAACCAATCAAGAAACTGAAAATACAGTCATCATTCATCAACAGAATCAACATCATCTTCTCATGCTTGGGCCTGCTGTTGTCTTTGCGCAACCTACTACTGGATCAATTGTCTTTCCATTGAACAGCTGCGAGGAACATGCACCGGTTTTCCTCAACTTTCCAGGAAATTCCTTACTTGAATTACCCTTTAAAGAAAGGTTTTTCTTCACACGATTCCGGTTAAGCAACAACACAGTATTACGTGGAGGTACATGCGAAGCCCCTTCGACACAACCGCCGGCCAGTGGACAACCCCAAGGCCTTGACTGACCATTGTCACAAGACTGTCTAAGCCTAGGAAAACTATTCTTCAGCCTGGAAAACACTTGCTGATCAGGAGAATTTTCCTCCTGCAATCTGAGACAAATAGGACAAGAAGGGTCACTTTTCTGTGTCTTTGGTGTTGTCTGCTCTAAACATTCTGCATGGAAGACATGACGACATGAAAGAACCCCAACAACTGGCATGTCTCCACTCCTCACAATGCGGCGAGAACTCCAAGGTGATCTCTGTGAGAGAAATCTTTCACACAATCCACATTTAAAAGTATCCGATGGTACATATGATTGACCAAAACTTTCAGACTCAAATGGCTCTGAAACATCAGCAAAATCGACGCTGCTGCTGGCACTGCTCCAACGATGGGCCTCCCATTGTGGAGTGGAAGTATCATCTTCTGATAACACAGTAGATGCAGAGTCAATAGCCTCTCTGTTAGAAGTTTGGGTAGGAAAGGACAAGGGGTAAATAGGTTTGGACATAAAGGAAAGGCGGCTAGAAAAGTTGCAATGGGAGGAGATGCAAGATTTGACTTTTGGCTCAGACTCACTGCTGTCTGAGCGTGATGATGTGGAGCCCCTGCTATATGGATTTGCTGAGGTTCCCTGAAAGGATTTAAAGCTAATAAGGAATAGATTCCAGGAAAATACTGGTCAGCAAAGTGCAAAGCAAGACAAGAATGCAATACCTCAATTGCAGgtgtaaaagaaaattgcGTTGAAACTGGATCTAACAACgaaaaatatcaacaaaatgttaataaaaattaaaaaaataaatcagcAGGATGGGTAACATGAAACTACTGATATTCTCAAGTTAATCTTTGGCTAAAAAACATGACATTAAATAGCTGAATACTGGGCATTGTGATCAATTTTGAATGAGTACAATCGAAAAAAAGAAGTGACACTGCTTCTACATGAACCTCCAAAGTTATGGCTCCTAAAATGTCCATGATATACTTTCATTTGAGCTAGTTGATGAGAGCTAGGTTGTTAAAGCTTCACAAGATCCATTGAGTATCTATGGAGGTCAAATGACAGGGGGTGAGAAccaagaaaatgaaggaagcattaaatgaattaattcaGCACATCATTTATCTTTGTGAGGTTCATATCACTAGTTAACAGGCTTTTCATTAACTCTCACTGACCCCAAAACTTATGTAATAGAAATGAAACTTAGTAGTTCTGAGCATGGAGAATCTCCTCTCTGTCTCTCCCTTCTCCCCGCTTTCTCCACCCCCTAACCCAAcccaaacaaaaagatgaaaaaaagaaaagaaaaaaagagggtCGCAAAGAGAAAGGCACTTacgacaatttgaaaaaagcTCATGATGAAACAATGAGATACTGTTATACAATCTTACCTCTCCTTGTTGGAGTTTCATAACCATCAATGGTGATTTCCTGTATAGCTGGAGGGGTCCACTGTGGACCCTGAGAAAGGTCAGAAGAACTACTTAAAAAAAGACCAGCACTATCAGATGCTGAATTCTGATTATTATACGGAAGATTGCCTCTCACCCAGCTCTTGCTTTCTTTACTGTTTGATGATGTAGAAGACCcgtaaaaatgaaaaccatCATTTGAACCATACGGAAGCCCTTCGGATTGGAATCGAAAATCCCATCTTGATGGAGGTGGTGAGAAGCTCGTGTTAGTCTGCCAATAAGGCTCATGTGGTCCCATAGACCAGTCCCTACTGGTCGCATTTGAGCCATGTGGCCTTGCAGCCACACAACACAGTGACCCCGTCTTAGCTATTTTCTATAAACctcaaaatgataaaatccCACCTCCCTCAACCTCAGAAAGTTTTCCAGAGCGGAAAATTTAGAGAATATGAATCAGGAACTTAAATAACACTTCCCAATCACTCATTAATCCACTACAACCGGCATTAGAGTCAGAACGCTAACTTTACAAATTGAATAACTTAACACAGCGTGTTATCATAGGTCTCAGCCACATTGGACTCTGCAGAATTTCTTCTGAGGAAAGAATGTGTTTGAAAATCAATCAACCtgttaacaaaataaaattaataca contains these protein-coding regions:
- the LOC102616602 gene encoding uncharacterized protein LOC102616602 isoform X1, whose translation is MGPHEPYWQTNTSFSPPPSRWDFRFQSEGLPYGSNDGFHFYGSSTSSNSKESKSWVRGNLPYNNQNSASDSAGLFLSSSSDLSQGPQWTPPAIQEITIDGYETPTRRDPVSTQFSFTPAIEGTSANPYSRGSTSSRSDSSESEPKVKSCISSHCNFSSRLSFMSKPIYPLSFPTQTSNREAIDSASTVLSEDDTSTPQWEAHRWSSASSSVDFADVSEPFESESFGQSYVPSDTFKCGLCERFLSQRSPWSSRRIVRSGDMPVVGVLSCRHVFHAECLEQTTPKTQKSDPSCPICLRLQEENSPDQQVFSRLKNSFPRLRQSCDNGQSRPWGCPLAGGCVEGASHVPPRNTVLLLNRNRVKKNLSLKGNSSKEFPGKLRKTGACSSQLFNGKTIDPVVGCAKTTAGPSMRR
- the LOC102616602 gene encoding uncharacterized protein LOC102616602 isoform X2 translates to MGPHEPYWQTNTSFSPPPSRWDFRFQSEGLPYGSNDGFHFYGSSTSSNSKESKSWVRGNLPYNNQNSASDSAGLFLSSSSDLSQGPQWTPPAIQEITIDGYETPTRRVSTQFSFTPAIEGTSANPYSRGSTSSRSDSSESEPKVKSCISSHCNFSSRLSFMSKPIYPLSFPTQTSNREAIDSASTVLSEDDTSTPQWEAHRWSSASSSVDFADVSEPFESESFGQSYVPSDTFKCGLCERFLSQRSPWSSRRIVRSGDMPVVGVLSCRHVFHAECLEQTTPKTQKSDPSCPICLRLQEENSPDQQVFSRLKNSFPRLRQSCDNGQSRPWGCPLAGGCVEGASHVPPRNTVLLLNRNRVKKNLSLKGNSSKEFPGKLRKTGACSSQLFNGKTIDPVVGCAKTTAGPSMRR